From the genome of Ctenopharyngodon idella isolate HZGC_01 chromosome 23, HZGC01, whole genome shotgun sequence, one region includes:
- the LOC127505703 gene encoding NLR family CARD domain-containing protein 3-like, with the protein MRSTQSSTSEGDSGEISNEHEVRQIETQSRRAATEDTPIKCNDIFRPLPGQNKPIRTVLTKGVAGIGKTVSVQKFILDWAEGKVNQDVQLIFPLPFRELNLMKDKTLSLSDLLHVFFPETKKMEISSDKYKVLFIFDGLDECRLSLDFQSDVRLCEVSESDSVDVLLMNLIAGNLLPSALIWITSRPAAAELIPSKCVHRVTEVRGFNEPQKEEYFRKRISDQSLANKIISHLKSSRSLYIMCHIPVFCWISATVLEKMLSEAESGEIPKTLTQMYTHFLILQTDIKHEKDYRKNLTDEDMISNWGKCLFSSL; encoded by the coding sequence ATGAGATCTACACAGAGCTCTACATCAGAGGGTGACAGTGGAGAGATCAGTAATGAGCATGAGGTGAGACAGATTGAGACACAATCCAGGAGAGCAGCAACAGAGGACACACCGATCAAATGCAATGACATCTTCAGGCCTTTACCTGGACAaaacaaacccatcagaactgtgctgacaaagggagtcgctggcattggaaaaacagtctctgtgcagaagttcatcctagactgggctgaagggaaaGTGAATCAGGACGTCCAGCTCATATTTCCACTTCCTTTCAGAGAACTCAATTTGATGAAGGACAAAACACTCAGTCTTTCAGATCTTCTTCATGTCTTTTTccctgaaacaaaaaaaatggaaatatccagtgacaaatataaagtgttgtttatctttgatggtctggatgagtGTCGTCTGTCTCTGGATTTTCAGAGTGATGTGAGGTTGTGTGAAGTAAGTGAATCAGACTCAGTGGACGTGCTGCTGATGAACCTCATTGCGGGgaatctgcttccctctgctctcatctggatcacctccagaccagcagcagctgaaCTCATCCCCTCTAAGTGTGTCCATCGAGTGACAGAGGTACGAGGCTTCAATGAGCCACAGAAGGAGGAAtacttcaggaagagaatcagtgatcaGAGTCTGGCCAATAAAATCATCTCACACCTGAAGTCATCAAGGAGCCTctacatcatgtgccacatcccagtgttctgctggatctcagccactgttctagagaagatgttgagtgaagcagagagtggagagattcccaagactctcactcaaatgtacacacacttcctgatcctTCAGACCGACATCAAACATGAGAAGGACTATAGGAAGAACCTGACAGATGAAGACATGATCTCAAACTGGGGAAAGTGTCTTTTCAGCAGCTTGTGA